One stretch of Brachyhypopomus gauderio isolate BG-103 chromosome 8, BGAUD_0.2, whole genome shotgun sequence DNA includes these proteins:
- the pjvk gene encoding pejvakin isoform X1 has product MFAAATKNFVKQVGDTGRLVPVPSLSEADRFQPLSLVSRKRRKHFWKKTKYISSPFSLKDILVGENEITAGVSSYQLLNYEDKSDVTLNGRLGNHLIHDVGVNVTGSDSVAVKASFGIVTKHEVEVPTLLRELNARKVELDHCLIRQSKDSKRTVLCVVMESIRTTRQCSLTVHAGMRGTTMRVNKCTYALADIYRHTHTHTHTHTHTHTCLVQFQIDDGRNPKGRDKAIVIPAHTTIAFSICDLYIRLDGSLEICVAPESVGGFEREQLQEHGISFGRLRRFLSGIIYGNPFRADDRPFLELMHSDAYMDDTADFYERAASMTDLSTSYLRDDKHTRVNLLNHNIPKGPCGLCGMGHQRRETVYGCLECSSGGQKYVRLHAVPCFDLWHKNMH; this is encoded by the exons ATGTTCGCCGCGGCCACTAAGAACTTTGTGAAGCAGGTGGGGGATACAGGACGCCTGGTCCCCGTCCCGAGTCTGAGCGAGGCGGACCGCTTTCAGCCCCTCAGCCTGGTctcgaggaagaggaggaaacaTTTCTGGAAGAAGACCAAATACATCTCGTCTCCGTTCTCCCTGAAAGACATTCTTGTGGGCGAAAACGAGATTACCGCAG GAGTTTCATCTTACCAGCTCCTCAACTACGAAGACAAGTCAGATGTGACCCTAAACGGGCGTCTGGGTAACCATCTGATTCACGACGTGGGCGTTAATGTCACTGGTTCCGACTCGGTGGCGGTCAAAGCTTCCTTCGGGATCGTGACCAAGCATGAAGTGGAGGTCCCTACTTTACTGAGGGAGCTGAACGCAAG GAAGGTGGAGCTGGACCACTGTCTGATCCGCCAATCGAAAGACAGCAAGCGCACCGTGCTGTGTGTGGTCATGGAGAGCATACGCACCACACGTCAATGTTCCCTCACCGTGCACGCCGGCATGCGTGGGACTACCATGAGGGTAAACAAATGCACATATGCCCTTGCAGacatctacagacacacacacacacacacacacacacacacacacacacacacctgtctcgtACAGTTTCAGATAGACGACGGCCGTAACCCTAAAGGCCGAGACAAAGCCATCGTTATTCCAGCTCACACCACCATAGCGTTCAGCATCTGTGACCTCTACATCCGACTGGATGGAAGTCTAG AGATCTGCGTAGCGCCGGAGTCTGTGGGAGGATTTGAGCGGGAGCAGTTGCAGGAACACGGAATTTCTTTTGGCAGACTGCGAAGGTTCCTGTCAGGAATCATTTACGGCAACCCCTTCAGAGCAG ATGACCGGCCTTTTCTAGAGCTCATGCACAGCGACGCGTACATGGACGACACGGCCGACTTCTACGAGAGGGCGGCCAGCATGACGGACCTGTCCACATCGTACCTGCGTGACGACAAGCACACGCGGGTCAACCTGCTTAACCACAACATCCCCAAAGGGCCGTGCGGGCTGTGTGGGATGGGTCACCAGCGCCGCGAAACCGTCTACGGGTGCCTGGAGTGCTCCTCGGGCGGACAAAAGTATGTGCGCCTGCATGCCGTGCCCTGCTTCGACCTGTGGCACAAGAACATGCACTGA
- the c8h21orf58 gene encoding uncharacterized protein C21orf58 homolog: protein MADPMVDQMTRLKLKLLEKRLEHERGAHDDRGHSAISTRSDGQMDALRGALSYKRDLLRRLREQHMLEGVGRPHTWAGTHKRHHYDSFHSPARLMSPVPIYPSAVQAWGGPPPQPPPPAPSPPRIIQYPFPQQPATIIQQLPQQQPLIAQIPPLQPVPYRSGSIKEDMVELMLMQNAQMHQIIMHNMMLKALPPGTCSQGPGVHSGQENYLKAKRGAIHHYYHYGPPPLPPIGYSAWPPNMSAGGGGAYQPSVQHVTSPVTLPPLYT, encoded by the exons ATGGCTGATCCAATGGTTGACCAAATGACTCGACTAAAACTAAAGCTGTTGGAAAAG AGGCTAGAGCATGAGAGAGGAGCTCATGATGACAGAGGCCATTCTGCCATTTCCACAA GAAGTGATGGCCAGATGGATGCATTACGTGGAGCTCTGAGCTATAAGAGGGACCTTCTCCGGAGACTGCGG GAACAGCACATGCTGGAGGGGGTTGGAAGACCTCACACCTGGGCTGGAACACACAAACGGCATCATTATGACTCATTCCACTCACCTGCTCGACTCATGTCCCCTGTCCCCATCTACCCATCCGCTGTCCAAGCCTGGGGAGgacccccacctcaacctccacctcctgccCCATCACCTCCCAGGATCATTCAGTACCCA TTTCCACAGCAACCAGCCACCATCATTCAGCAGTTGCCCCAGCAACAGCCACTTATAGCACAGATTCCACCCCTGCAACCTGTCCCATACAGATCAGGCAGTATTAAAGAAG ATATGGTTGAGCTAATGTTAATGCAGAATGCTCAGATGCATCAGATCATTATGCACAACATGATGCTGAAGGCCCTCCCCCCAGGAACCTGCTCCCAAGGACCAGGTGTACACTCAGGCCAG GAGAACTATTTGAAAGCCAAGAGGGGTGCTATCCACCATTACTATCACTACGGCCCGCCCCCGCTTCCTCCCATTGGCTACTCGGCTTGGCCTCCTAACATgtcagcaggaggaggaggagcttatCAGCCATCCGTCCAGCATGTAACTAGTCCAGTAACTCTTCCTCCACTGTACACATAA
- the LOC143521077 gene encoding uncharacterized protein LOC143521077 isoform X1, with the protein MMWRYRRFWFLLSAVLLVKDAGGRYVKWDSVAWPKKVNYPSYQPEEEDFSSSVVAMESSSVVSEQDMKFGEDDQSNWASSSQQGFSEVVTGSESAGPYRTVVQYDPGDVSETHHLGSVETWSFKPNVALETPELSSSLFEQGHLYQGSSGVWVPRESVQSGLGHQGPYRVPSPGQSTRPPHRGLSHPHPQGPQHGRPFHSRPRSKAPAFLPQMKSSLSSLASENLGVGSARDPQKSSRRHPPWVEGKWQPSSRHSEMWGSGVPTTSYLFNGDDARKKHGFRGPPYSHDMHKGQHSGLYRPWEHSQTQLWGSGVPTTYPQTDWDDAHKRHRFPGHPHTQDMHKGHSSGPYHPSGQTAQSQLWGSHVTSSHPSGQKGQYDLLHSKGTSAQTA; encoded by the exons ATGATGTGGAGGTATAGAAG GTTTTGGTTTCTTCTCAGTGCAGTATTACTGGTGAAAGATGCAGGGGGACGATACG TCAAATGGGATTCTGTGGCTTGGCCTAAAAAAGTCAACTACCCTAGTTATCAGCCTGAGGAAGAAGACTTTAGTTCTAGTGTTGTAGCCATGGAAAGTAGCTCTGTGGTCTCTGAGCAAGATATGAAATTCGGGGAGGATGATCAGTCAAACTGGGCTTCCAGCAGCCAACAGGGTTTCTCAGAGGTTGTAACTGGAAGTGAATCTGCAGGACCTTACCGGACTGTTGTCCAATATGACCCTGGAGATGTATCTGAAACCCACCATCTGGGTTCTGTTGAAACCTGGAGCTTTAAACCTAATGTTGCACTAGAAACCCCTGAGTTGTCCAGTAGTCTTTTTGAGCAAGGGCATTTATACCAGGGTTCCTCTGGTGTCTGGGTGCCCAGGGAATCTGTCCAGTCTGGTCTAGGCCATCAGGGACCCTACAGGGTTCCATCTCCAGGCCAGTCAACACGTCCTCCTCATCGTGGTCTGTCCCATCCTCACCCTCAAGGCCCACAACATGGCCGTCCTTTCCACAGCAGGCCACGAAGTAAGGCCCCAGCTTTTCTACCCCAGATGAAATCGAGCCTCTCTTCTCTGGCTAGTGAGAACCTCGGTGTGGGTTCAGCCAGGGATCCTCAAAAAAGCAGCAGGAGGCACCCTCCTTGGGTTGAAGGCAAATGGCAGCCATCTAGCCGCCATTCTGAGATGTGGGGTTCTGGTGTGCCCACCACCAGCTACCTGTTCAACGGTGATGATGCACGTAAAAAACACGGGTTCCGTGGACCTCCGTATTCCCACGATATGCACAAAGGCCAGCACTCCGGGCTGTACCGCCCTTGGGAACATTCTCAAACCCAGTTGTGGGGTTCTGGTGTCCCTACCACCTACCCCCAGACCGATTGGGATGATGCTCATAAAAGGCACAGGTTTCCTGGACACCCACATACCCAGGATATGCACAAAGGCCATTCCTCTGGCCCCTACCACCCTTCAGGACAGACTGCCCAATCCCAGCTGTGGGGTTCTCATGTGACCTCCAGCCATCCCTCTGGACAAAAAGGCCAATACGACCTCTTGCATTCCAAAGGTACTTCAGCACAGACTGCCTGA
- the LOC143521077 gene encoding uncharacterized protein LOC143521077 isoform X2, with protein sequence MMWRFWFLLSAVLLVKDAGGRYVKWDSVAWPKKVNYPSYQPEEEDFSSSVVAMESSSVVSEQDMKFGEDDQSNWASSSQQGFSEVVTGSESAGPYRTVVQYDPGDVSETHHLGSVETWSFKPNVALETPELSSSLFEQGHLYQGSSGVWVPRESVQSGLGHQGPYRVPSPGQSTRPPHRGLSHPHPQGPQHGRPFHSRPRSKAPAFLPQMKSSLSSLASENLGVGSARDPQKSSRRHPPWVEGKWQPSSRHSEMWGSGVPTTSYLFNGDDARKKHGFRGPPYSHDMHKGQHSGLYRPWEHSQTQLWGSGVPTTYPQTDWDDAHKRHRFPGHPHTQDMHKGHSSGPYHPSGQTAQSQLWGSHVTSSHPSGQKGQYDLLHSKGTSAQTA encoded by the exons ATGATGTGGAG GTTTTGGTTTCTTCTCAGTGCAGTATTACTGGTGAAAGATGCAGGGGGACGATACG TCAAATGGGATTCTGTGGCTTGGCCTAAAAAAGTCAACTACCCTAGTTATCAGCCTGAGGAAGAAGACTTTAGTTCTAGTGTTGTAGCCATGGAAAGTAGCTCTGTGGTCTCTGAGCAAGATATGAAATTCGGGGAGGATGATCAGTCAAACTGGGCTTCCAGCAGCCAACAGGGTTTCTCAGAGGTTGTAACTGGAAGTGAATCTGCAGGACCTTACCGGACTGTTGTCCAATATGACCCTGGAGATGTATCTGAAACCCACCATCTGGGTTCTGTTGAAACCTGGAGCTTTAAACCTAATGTTGCACTAGAAACCCCTGAGTTGTCCAGTAGTCTTTTTGAGCAAGGGCATTTATACCAGGGTTCCTCTGGTGTCTGGGTGCCCAGGGAATCTGTCCAGTCTGGTCTAGGCCATCAGGGACCCTACAGGGTTCCATCTCCAGGCCAGTCAACACGTCCTCCTCATCGTGGTCTGTCCCATCCTCACCCTCAAGGCCCACAACATGGCCGTCCTTTCCACAGCAGGCCACGAAGTAAGGCCCCAGCTTTTCTACCCCAGATGAAATCGAGCCTCTCTTCTCTGGCTAGTGAGAACCTCGGTGTGGGTTCAGCCAGGGATCCTCAAAAAAGCAGCAGGAGGCACCCTCCTTGGGTTGAAGGCAAATGGCAGCCATCTAGCCGCCATTCTGAGATGTGGGGTTCTGGTGTGCCCACCACCAGCTACCTGTTCAACGGTGATGATGCACGTAAAAAACACGGGTTCCGTGGACCTCCGTATTCCCACGATATGCACAAAGGCCAGCACTCCGGGCTGTACCGCCCTTGGGAACATTCTCAAACCCAGTTGTGGGGTTCTGGTGTCCCTACCACCTACCCCCAGACCGATTGGGATGATGCTCATAAAAGGCACAGGTTTCCTGGACACCCACATACCCAGGATATGCACAAAGGCCATTCCTCTGGCCCCTACCACCCTTCAGGACAGACTGCCCAATCCCAGCTGTGGGGTTCTCATGTGACCTCCAGCCATCCCTCTGGACAAAAAGGCCAATACGACCTCTTGCATTCCAAAGGTACTTCAGCACAGACTGCCTGA
- the senp2 gene encoding sentrin-specific protease 2 translates to MCRDLPSRARTWHYQTHRPGTTKHTDLALPNTQASYSSWWSVMYEWIVDGLSSLFEPFSGGISTSWPASGTPPPRPTAAAEPHRHQHGKRGARPAKRNYERVHSPDGISEHLEIKRPRRDVIIRAVKKTFAGITGLLRLRQHKTCSYENGKGSRATQVGHVALMGIDELNSNGLNKWMVSGDVKMEKRVETGLPRKDKTVPNFYQGAQPLMRKSDGPTLYMANQDRQRERHHATSVQLLPSRTGLGLSETDPPARAHKPCLTVEEALKESDREHYRKLVEMVSEKYSKNKPLPFGRVKPQNTAFSLDGHKPLSRTAEISKPVPIRVNPTVSAWRDVTSIHHTKDRKIDVSCGALVSDVWDKKPGDQSSKNTVPVDVDLSVEVETRLHLKERETFAVYQPAAQTRCEPLPDTGRRCEEEFPRLTKEMQQEVSAALAQRDPNLVLSSAFKLRITQRDLATLQEGSWLNDEVINFYLNLVMARSEQTGRKVYCFSTFFFPKLLSGGHPAVRRWTKAVDLFLYDVILVPLHLGVHWSLAAVEFRTKSVRSYDSMGQRHEDICNLILMYLKEEYKVKKGKDLEDLKWSVSSLRTTEVPHQKNGSDCGVFVCKYADYIARGRPFTFRQCHMPYFRKAMIWEILKQRLLQ, encoded by the exons ATGTGCCGAGATCTCCCAAGCCGAGCACGGACCTGGCActaccaaacacacagacctggcactaccaaacacacagacctggCACTACCAAACACCCAGGCGTCTTATTCCTCCTGGTGGTCTGTGATGTATGAATGGATAGTTGACGGACTGTCGTCGCTTTTCGAGCCTTTTTCCGGGGGGATCTCTACGAGCTGGCCTGCGAGCGGTACCCCACCACCACGGCCCACCGCCGCCGCCGAACCGCACCGCCACCAGCACGGCAAACGCGGCGCCAGGCCCGCTAAACGCAACTATGAACG GGTCCATTCTCCGGATGGTATATCGGAACACTTGGAGATCAAAAGACCAAGACGGG ATGTGATTATCAGAGCTGTCAAGAAGACGTTTGCAGGAATAACAGGATTGCTTCGGTTGCGACAACACAAGACGTGCAGTTATGAAAATGGGAAAGGGAGTAGAGCAACGCAG GTTGGACATGTTGCTCTAATGGGTATTGATGAACTTAACAGCAACGGCCTAAACAAATGGATGGTTAGTGGTGATGTTAAAATGG AAAAACGGGTTGAAACGGGATTGCCTAGGAAAGACAAGACTGTTCCGAATTTCTACCAGGGTGCCCAGCCCCTGATGAGAAAATCTGA TGGCCCAACCCTGTACATGGCGAACCAGGATCGTCAGAGAGAGCGGCACCACGCGACGTCCGTGCAGCTGCTGCCGTCCCGCACCGGCCTGGGCTTGTCCGAGACGGACCCCCCGGCCCGAGCCCACAAGCCCTGCCTTACCGTGGAGGAG GCCTTGAAGGAAAGTGACCGAGAGCACTACAGGAAGTTGGTAGAAATGGTGTCCGAGAAGTACTCGAAGAACAAACCCCTTCCGTTTGGACGGGTGAAGCCACAAAA CACAGCTTTTTCTCTGGATGGCCACAAGCCTTTAAGtcgtactgctgagatcagcaaACCGGTTCCAATCAGAG TCAATCCCACTGTGTCCGCATGGAGGGATGTCACTTCGATCCATCACACTAAGGACAG AAAGATTGATGTCAGCTGTGGAGCACTAGTCAGTGATGTGTGGGACAAGAAACCAGGTGACCAGTCTTCAAAAAACACAGTG CCAGTAGACGTGGACCTGTCTGTGGAGGTGGAGACCAGGCTGCacctgaaggagagagagacgttTGCAGTGTACCAGCCTGCTGCACAGACACGGTGCGAGCCCCTCCCAGACACAGGGAGGCGCTGTGAGGAGGAGTTCCCCAGACTGACCAAG GAGATGCAGCAGGAGGTGAGTGCTGCCCTTGCCCAGAGAGACCCAAACCTGGTTTTGAGCAGCGCTTTCAAGCTACGGATTACACAGAGGGatctggcaaccctgcaggaGGGAAGCTGGCTCAATGATGAG GTGATAAATTTCTACCTGAACCTGGTGATGGCGCGCAGCGAGCAGACTGGCAGGAAGGTCTACTGCTTCAGCACCTTCTTCTTCCCCAAGCTCCTGTCTGGAGGTCACCCGGCCGTGCGCCGCTGGACCAAGGCCGTCGACCTCTTCCTGTACGACGTCATCCTTGTTCCTCTCCACCTGGGCGTGCACTGGTCTCTCGCG GCTGTTGAGTTCAGAACAAAGTCGGTGAGGTCGTATGACTCCATGGGTCAGAGGCATGAGGACATATGTAACTTGATACT GATGTACCTGAAAGAAGAGTACAAGGTCAAAAAAGGCAAAGATCTAGAAGACCTGAAGTGGAGCGTGAGCAGTCTGCGAACCACG GAGGTGCCCCATCAGAAGAACGGCAGTGACTGTGGCGTCTTTGTGTGCAAGTACGCCGATTACATCGCTCGTGGCCGACCTTTCACCTTCCGACAG TGTCACATGCCCTACTTCAGAAAGGCCATGATCTGGGAGATCCTCAAACAGAGACTGCTTCAGTAG
- the pjvk gene encoding pejvakin isoform X2 has product MFAAATKNFVKQVGDTGRLVPVPSLSEADRFQPLSLVSRKRRKHFWKKTKYISSPFSLKDILVGENEITAGVSSYQLLNYEDKSDVTLNGRLGNHLIHDVGVNVTGSDSVAVKASFGIVTKHEVEVPTLLRELNARKVELDHCLIRQSKDSKRTVLCVVMESIRTTRQCSLTVHAGMRGTTMRFQIDDGRNPKGRDKAIVIPAHTTIAFSICDLYIRLDGSLEICVAPESVGGFEREQLQEHGISFGRLRRFLSGIIYGNPFRADDRPFLELMHSDAYMDDTADFYERAASMTDLSTSYLRDDKHTRVNLLNHNIPKGPCGLCGMGHQRRETVYGCLECSSGGQKYVRLHAVPCFDLWHKNMH; this is encoded by the exons ATGTTCGCCGCGGCCACTAAGAACTTTGTGAAGCAGGTGGGGGATACAGGACGCCTGGTCCCCGTCCCGAGTCTGAGCGAGGCGGACCGCTTTCAGCCCCTCAGCCTGGTctcgaggaagaggaggaaacaTTTCTGGAAGAAGACCAAATACATCTCGTCTCCGTTCTCCCTGAAAGACATTCTTGTGGGCGAAAACGAGATTACCGCAG GAGTTTCATCTTACCAGCTCCTCAACTACGAAGACAAGTCAGATGTGACCCTAAACGGGCGTCTGGGTAACCATCTGATTCACGACGTGGGCGTTAATGTCACTGGTTCCGACTCGGTGGCGGTCAAAGCTTCCTTCGGGATCGTGACCAAGCATGAAGTGGAGGTCCCTACTTTACTGAGGGAGCTGAACGCAAG GAAGGTGGAGCTGGACCACTGTCTGATCCGCCAATCGAAAGACAGCAAGCGCACCGTGCTGTGTGTGGTCATGGAGAGCATACGCACCACACGTCAATGTTCCCTCACCGTGCACGCCGGCATGCGTGGGACTACCATGAGG TTTCAGATAGACGACGGCCGTAACCCTAAAGGCCGAGACAAAGCCATCGTTATTCCAGCTCACACCACCATAGCGTTCAGCATCTGTGACCTCTACATCCGACTGGATGGAAGTCTAG AGATCTGCGTAGCGCCGGAGTCTGTGGGAGGATTTGAGCGGGAGCAGTTGCAGGAACACGGAATTTCTTTTGGCAGACTGCGAAGGTTCCTGTCAGGAATCATTTACGGCAACCCCTTCAGAGCAG ATGACCGGCCTTTTCTAGAGCTCATGCACAGCGACGCGTACATGGACGACACGGCCGACTTCTACGAGAGGGCGGCCAGCATGACGGACCTGTCCACATCGTACCTGCGTGACGACAAGCACACGCGGGTCAACCTGCTTAACCACAACATCCCCAAAGGGCCGTGCGGGCTGTGTGGGATGGGTCACCAGCGCCGCGAAACCGTCTACGGGTGCCTGGAGTGCTCCTCGGGCGGACAAAAGTATGTGCGCCTGCATGCCGTGCCCTGCTTCGACCTGTGGCACAAGAACATGCACTGA